The genomic DNA GTCCGCCCGGACTTCGGAGGGGAGCGGGCGGGCCGCGGGTCCCCGTTGGTCGGAACAACGGGGAGACGGGGCTGACGTGTTGGAGCTGGACGGCAGCGGGGCGGAGCCGCTGGGGGACGGGGACCCGCGGTGGATCGGGCCGATCCCGCTGATCGGACGCCTCGGCGCCGGCGGCATGGGCCGCGTGTATCTCGGCGTCCACGAGGGCCGGTACGCGGCCGTCAAGCAGGTGCTGCCCTCCGTCGCCGCCGAGGACAAGGGCTTCCTGCGCCGCTTCGGGCACGAGCTGGACAACCTAGCCCGGCTGCCCGAGGGAGTGACCGCGCCCCTGCTGGCGGGGGACCGCGAGGCAGGCCCGCCGTGGTTCGCCACCGCGTACGTGCCGGGCATCACCCTGTCCCAGGCGCTGGCCACCCACGGCGGGCCGCTGCCCGCCCGGGCGCTGTGGCTCATCCTGCGGGAAGCCGCGAAGGCGCTGGTGGCGGTGCATGCGCTGGAGATGGTGCACCGGGATCTGAAGCCGTCGAACCTGATGCTGACGGTGGAGGGCCTGACGGTCATCGACTTCGGGGTGGCCCGGGCCGCCGACCAGAGCCAGTTGACGTCGGTGGACAAGGTCGTGGGGACGCCGGCCTACATGTCGCCGGAGCAGGCGTCGGGCAGCCGGACGCCCAGTGGGGCGGTCGACGTCTTCGCGCTGGGCGGGGTGCTGGCGTACGCGGCGTCGGGGCACGCGCCGTTCGGGGACGATTCGGCGTTGCCGGTGCTGCACCGCATCCTGACGGCGGAGCCCGACCTCGGGCCTCTCAAGGACCTGGACCCCGAACTCGCCGATGTCGTCGCGTCCTGCCTGGACAAGGACTACGAGGGCCGTCCGACCGCCGCCGAACTGCTCGGGACGGCCGAGCGGCACGGGCCGTACGAGCCGCCGCCGTGGCCGCGGGCCGTGGCCGAGGTGCTGGCCGAACGAGCCGCGTTCGTCGAGCAGTTACCCCGAGCGGCGGACCTGCCCGCTCCGGAGCCCCTGGCGACGGACGCGAGGAGCGACGAGTCCGGGCGGCGTGGGAACCGGCGCCGGACCCGGATCCTCGTCGGCGTCGTCCCGATCGTGCTGGCGACGGGAGCGACCCTCGCCATCCAGCTCCTGCCCTACGCCGCCCACGACAAGGCGGAGGCGGGCACCGCGCCGTCCCCGTCCGTCTCCGCGGCCCTTGACCCGACGGCCTCGGCCCCGGCCTCGGCGTCGGCGCAGGACCGGCCGACCCCGAGTCCGTCGCCGTCGGACAACAGGGCCGGCAAGGACGCCGAGGACGGGAAGGACGGCCGCGACGGCAAGGACGGCGCGAGCGGCGAAGGCCCGGGGGAGGGCGACGGCGGCGGGGGAGCGGAACGGGCGGCCGGCACCGGCACGGGTGCCGGTGACGCAGGCTCGGGCAGTGGCTCGGGCAGCGATTCCGGTGATGCTCAAGACTCGTCCGGTTCCGGCGGATCGTCCGGGGCGGGTGGCTCGTCGTCCGGTGACGGATCCGGAGACACCGACACGCCCTCCTCGGGCACGTTCGCCCTGAAGAACGGCGAGAACGGCAAGTGCCTCACCCAGGTTTACGGCGCCGCCGACGACGGCTCCTGCGGCAGCTCGACCGCGACCTGGAGCTTCCGGAGCGCGGCGGACGGCGCGGTCAAGGTCGTCAACACGTCCACGGGTGCCTGTCTGGGCGCGAACATGATGGGCCAGGCCGTCTCCACCGTCGACTGCGGCTCCTTCGGCAACGCCCACCTGTGGCGTCCCGGCTCCGGGGGCAGCCTGACGAATGTCTTCAACGACGGCTGCCTCGACCTGGCCTTCGGCGGCGGGGTCTCCTCGCAGCCCTGCCGGTCGGGAACGGCCTCGCAACGCTGGACGCGGACCTAGGGAGCGTCGTACACCGCGACCGCGAGCCGGACGAACGAGCGGATCAGCGGGTTCGGGTCGGTCCGGGGCCAGGCCACCACCACGGGGCTCGGCGGCAGACCCGTCAGCGGGACCACGGTGAGCCCCTCCGCGGGCAGGTGGTCGGCGAGGGTCATGCCGACCGTGCCGTTCCACAGCACGACCTGCTGACACTCCCGTACGGTGCGCACCACCGGCCCGGGCCGCGGCTCGCCGCCGTTCCAGTACGCCTGCCACAGCGGGTCGGTGCCCTCCGGGAAGCGGAACCAGCGGCGGTCGGCCAGCTCGGCCGGTGTCAGGCTCGCCCGGCCGGCCAGCGGATCGTCGGCGCGCAGCAGGGCACCCACCGGGTCGGCGCGCAACGCCCGCGTGGTCAGGCCGGTCGGATCGAAGGGGCCGCGGGTGAGGGCCACGTCGACCAAACCGGCGTGCAGCCCGCAGGTGGGGTCGGTCAGGTCGGTCTCGCGGACGGTGACCTCGACGTGCGGGTGGCGCCGGCGGTAGGCGTCCGCCAGCCGGACCACGTCCGGGTCGGTGCTGTCGCCGAGGATGCCGACGGTGAGGGTCGCGGCACCGGCCGCGGCCGCCACGCGGGCGGGTATGCGTTCGGCCCGGTCGAGCAGGGCGCGCGCCTCGTCGAGCAGCACCGCACCGGCCCCGGTGAGGGTGACGCCCGCGGAGGTGCGGTGGAACAGAGTGGCGCCGAGTTCCGTCTCCAGCGCCCTGATCGCCCGGCTCAGCGGCGGCTGGCTCATGTGCAGCCGGACGGCCGCCCGGCCGAAGTGGAGTTCCTCGGCGACCGCCACGAAGTAGCGCAGCGTCCGCAGGTCAAGCCGGTCCATCCGGTTCACCCGGTCCATCCTGCGACGATACCCGCGCGGTATCGAGGGTGCGGAACGGGTCTTGGACGCTGCCGGTGCCCCGGCGGTGGAATCGAGGCATGAGCGACGAACCGCGGAACAGCGAGAACAGCGAAACCAACGAGAGCACCGAGAACACCGAGGCGGTCGCGGACCCCGCCGTGTCGGTGGTCGGCCCGGGAGACGGCGAGACGATCCTCCTCGGCACCACCCGCATGCGCGTCCTGGAGGACGGCAGCCACACGGGCCACCGCCTCGGCATGGCCGAGTCCGTACTCGCCCCGTACACCCCCGGGCCGCCCCAGCACCGCCACGCCCGGCACGACGAGGGCTTCTACGTCATCTCCGGCACGGTGCGGTTCACGGTGGGGGACGAGGACATCGACGCGACGGCGGGCACCCTCGTGATGGTCCCGCCCGGCGCGCCGCACACCTTCGCCAACGCCACCGGCGAACCGGCCCGCATGCTCAGCACGTTCACCCCCGACCTGTACGTCCAGTACTTCCGCGACCTGGAGGAGCTGTACGCCGGCGGCCGCACCCCGACTCGGGAGGAGAGCCTCGGGACGATGAGCCGCTACGCGACCGAGCCCGCCACCGACTTCGCCCCCCTGTACGCGCCGGCCCGGGGGACCGGGTCGTGAACGTCGCGTACTGGATCGTCGCCGGTCTCCTCGCCGCCTTCTACCTCTACGGGGGCGCGGTGAAGGTGGTGCGCGGCCGGGACGCGCTGCGGCCGATGATGGCCTGGGTGGACAGCGTGCCGATGCCCGCCGTCCGCGCCATCGGCGTGGTCGAGCTGCTCGGCGCGGCCGGGCTGGTCCTCCCGCCGCTGACCGGCGTCGCGCCCGGGCTGGCCCTGGCCGCGGCGGCCGGGTTCGTGGTCCTGCAGATCGGCGCCACCGGGGTCCACCTGCGTCTCGGGGACCGGCAGGTCGCCCTCAACCTCAGTCTCCTGCTCACCGCCGCAATCACCGCCTGGCTCGCCACGACCCGGCTGTGACCCGCCGTCCGCCGTCCACCCTCCGCCGTCGGTCGTCCGCCGTCCGCCGTCGGTCGTCCGCCGTCAGTCGCGCGGTGGCGGAGTGCCCCGGGCCGCGTCCATGAGACGGCTCGCGAGGTCCGCGACGAGACCGCGCAGCTCGTCCGGCCGCTCGATGACGAACGGGCGGTCCAGCGACGCGAGAAGGCCCGGCAGCCAGTCGAGGCGTTCGGCCCGGATCTCGACCCGGCACCATCTCTCGTCGTCGTCGCCGCCCTCGCCCTCGCCGTCCGCATCGGCGACGACGGCCACGCTGCCCGGCAGCAGGGCGCGGATCTCCTCGGCCGTCCCCCGGACCCGCACCGTCACCTCGTGCCGGTAGGGCGCGGTGGCCAGCGCCGTCAGCACGCGCTCCGCCGGACCGGGCCCCGGCGGCGGTTCGAAGGTGCCGGGCAGGACCCGCGCGCCGTCGATGCGGTCCAGGCGGAACGTCCGCTCCGCCCCGACCAAGAGGTCCCGGCCCGTCACGTACCACCGCCCTGCGTGCGCGACGAGCCCGTACGGGTACACGGTGCGTTCGCCGCTCCCACCGCGCCCGCCGGTGTAGCGGATCGCCAGCGGACGGTGATGGCGCACCGCGTCGGCGACCGGGAGCAGGACGGCGGCCTCCGGGGCGGCGGACCCGGCCGGCGCGGTCGTGAACGTGAGCGAGTCGAGCACCGCGTCCAGGCGGTGGCGCAGCCGCTCCGGCAGCACCCGCCGGACCTTCGCCGCCGCCGTCTCGCCCGCCGTGCCCGCCGCCGCCGTGACCCCCGTCCGCCGGCCGGCGACCAGACCCAGCAGTACGGCCAGCGCCTCGTCGTCGGTCAGCATCAGCGGGGGCATGCGGTGGCCGGGGGCCAGCCGGTAGCCGCCGTAGCGGCCGCGTACCGACTCCACGGGGACGTCGAGGTCGACGAGGTGGTCGACGTACCGGCGCACCGTGCGCTCGCCGACGCCGAGCCGCTCGGCCAGTTCGGCCACGGACCGCACACCGCCCGCCTGGAGCAGTTCGAGCAGGGTCAGCACACGGGAGACGGGACGCGACATGCCCCAAGTCTGCCGCCGATACTGGCCGGATTGTGACCGGTATTGCTCCTAGCGTGAGGTCGTAGGCACTGATCGACCCCCAGGAGGCACCCCGTGCGACCCGTGAATCTCGTCTCGCTCCGCGTCATCACCGACGACGTCGCCCGTCTCGTCGGCTTCTACGAGCGCGCCACCGGCCTGCGCGCGACCTGGGCCACCGAGGACTTCGCGGAACTGCGCACCCCGTCCGGGACGCTCGCGATCGGCAGTACCCGCACCGTGCCGCTCTTCGCCCCCGGCTCCGCCCACCCCGCCGACAACCGCAGCGTGATCATCGAGTTCCTCGTCGACGACGTGGACGCCGTGCACCGGAACCTCACCGGCCTAGTGAGCGAGTTCGTCAAGGAACCCACCACCATGCCCTGGGGCAACCGCGCGCTCCTCTTCCGCGACCCCGACGGCAACCTGGTCAACTTCTTCACCCCGGTCACCCCGGCCGCCGTCGAGAAGTTCGCCGACGCCGCCCGCTGACGGCCCCCCTATGCTGGACCCGCCCGCAGGGGCGAGGAACCGCACGCCGGGAGGGATCTGTGTCAGCGCTGGAGCCGGACGACCCGCGCTCCGTGGGGGAGTACCGGCTGCTGAGCCGGCTGGGTGCGGGCGGCATGGGCCGGGTCTTCCTCGGCCGGTCCCCGGGCGGGCGGCTCGTCGCCGTCAAGGTGGTGCACGCCGAGCTGCTGCGCCGACCCGAGTTCCGCGACCGCTTCCGGCGCGAGGTCCAGGCGGCCAGGATGGTCAGCGGCGCCTTCACCGCGCCCGTCGTCGACGCCGACCCGGACGCGCCGCTGCCCTGGCTGGTCACCAGCTACATCGCCGGGCCGTCGCTGGAACAGGCGGTGGCCGAGCGGGGGCCGTTCGACCCGCAGGCCGTACTCACGCTGGCCGCGGGACTCGCCGAGGCGCTGGTGTCGATCCACGCCGCGCACCTCGTCCACCGCGACCTCAAGCCCTCCAACGTGCTGCTCGCCGAGGACGGGCCGCGCGTCATCGACTTCGGCATCGTCCGCAGCGTCGACGCCGACTCCCTCACCGGCAGCGGGCACATGGCGGGCTCCCCGGGCTTCATGTCCCCGGAGCAGGTCAACGGCGACGAGGTCACCTGGGCCAGCGATGTGTTCTGCCTCGGCGCGGTGCTGGCCTTCGCGGCGACCGGCGCGGGCCCCTTCGGCGCCGGACCGACACCCGCGCTGCTCTACCGCGTCGTGCACAACGCCCCGGACGTCGCCGCCGTCGCCGACCCGGCCCTGCGCTCCCTGATCGCCGACTGCCTCGCCAAGGACCCGGCCCACCGTCCCGCACCGCGCGAGATCCTCGCCCGCATCGGCCCGCTGGGCGGCGAGAGCGCGACGGCCCTGCCGCACGCCCAGCAGTGGACGCCGGCCGTCCGGCCGACCCACGCGGACGCCGCGCCCACCCAGATCGTCCCGCCGGCCGCGGCACCCCCGGCGCATCCGCACACCCGCGTCGACACCGCACGTCCGCAGGCGTACCCGCCGGCGCCCGCACCGGCGGACGTACGCCCGACGGCGACCGGGGACGGCGGCCGCCGGAGCCGACGGGCCTTCCTGCTCTCCGGCGCGGGCGCGCTCGCCGCCCTCGGGGTGGGGACCGGATTCTGGCTCAACCGCCCGGCCGACCCGGGCCCGGCGGACGGTTCCGCACCGTCGCCGTCGCCCTCTTCCGCGCCCTCCCCGCCCCCGGGCCTGGTCGGGCTCTGGCCCCTGGACGAGGCCTCCGGGAAGGTCGCGCGGGACACCGCGGGCGGGCACGACGGCATCGTGACCGGTGTCGCCTGGCAGGGCGCCGGGGCCGGCGCCGCCTTCGACGGGACCGGCAGCCAGATCGTGACCGCCGGTCCGGTGCTGAAAACCGGCGCGGGCGCCAGCTTCACCGTCGCCGCCTGGGTCCGCCTCTCCGTCCTGCCCGGCGTCTTCGCCACCGCCGTCAGCCAGGACAGCGCCGACGCCAGCGGCTTCTACCTCCAGTACTCCAGCGAGGACCAGGGCTGGGCCTTCGCCCGCCCCGGCCTGCGCGCCGTCGGCCGTACCGCTCCCGCCGCGCACGTCTGGACCCACCTGACCGGCGTCTGCGACGGCCCGGCCCGCAAGCTGCACCTGTACGTCAACGGCGCCCAGGAGGCGGTCGTCGAGGACACCGGCCCCGCGCCCGCCACCGGCGCCTTCATGATCGGCCGGGCCTCCTTCGACGGGCAGGCCCGGGACTTCTTCCCCGGCGTCATCCGTGACGTACGGGCCTTCGACCGGGCGCTCGCTCCGGCGCGGATCGCGAAACTCGCGTGACCCGGCTGACGGGAGTTCATCGGCGTTCTGCGGAGCGGTAGTTGGGGCTCTCGTGCTAAAGATGTAGCTTCCGATGAGTGGCCGCGGCACCCGCACGGAGCACGCGGCGCCGGCGAACGGGGAGAGAGTTGAGCGGGGAAGCCGGATCCGGCCTCACGGGCAGTGGTGCCGAGCCGTTGGAGGACGAGGACCCGCGCCGGATCGGACCGATCCCGCTGCTGGGCAGGCTCGGGACCGGCGGCATGGGCCGCGTCTACCTCGGCGTCCACGAGGGCCGGTACGCGGCCGTCAAGCAGGTACTGCCGTCGGTCGCCGGGGAGGACGAGGACTTCCTGCGCCGTTTCGGGCACGAACTGGACAACCTCGCCCGGCTGCCCGAGGAGGCGACGGCGCCGCTGCTCGCGGGGGACCGGGAGGCCCGGCCGCCGTGGTTCGCCACCGCCTACGTCCCCGGCCTCACCCTGCGCGAGGCCGTCGACCTGCACGGGCCGCTGCCCGCCGAGGCGTTGTGGCTCGCCCTGCGGGAGGCCGCCACCGGACTCGCGGCGGTGCACGCGATGGACATGGTCCACCGGGACCTCAAGCCGTCCAACGTGATGCTGACCCTGGACGGACTCACCCTCATCGACTTCGGCGTCGCCCGGGCCGCCGACCAGAGCCAGTTGACCAGGACCGGCATGGTGGTGGGCACCCCCGCCTACATGTCGCCCGAGCAGGCCTCCGGGAAGCGGGCGTCCAGCGGCGTCGTCGACGTCTTCGCTCTGGGCTCGGTGATCGCGTACGCGGCCTCCGGCCGCCCGCCCTTCGGCGACGAGTCCGGGCACGCGGTGCTGTACCGCATCGTGCACGAGGAGCCCGACCTGCAGCCACTGCGGGACCTGGATCCCGAACTCGCCGACGTCGTCGCGTCCTGCCTGGACAAGGACCACGAGGGCCGGCCCACCGCCGCCGAACTCGTCGAACGCGCCGAGCGGCACGGACCGTACGAGCCGCCGCTGTGGCCGGAGGCCGTCACCGAACGGCTCACCGAACGGGCCGCCTTCGCGGCACGCACACCGGAGCCGGGCGACCTCCCGCCGCCGGCACCCGCGACGGCACCGGACCCGAAACCGGAACAGGCGCCCGAGCCGGTCGTGGGGCACAAACCCGAGAAGTCCCGCACAGAGCGCCGCCGCAACCGCATCGTTCCCGTCTTCGTCCCCGTCGTGGCCGTCGTCGCGGGCGGCACCCTCGCCTTCCAGCTCCTGCCCCACGTCACGGACTCCGGCGACGCCGCGGAAGCCGGACCCTCCGCGTCCGTCACGGTCTCCGCCACCACGACACCGTCGGGAACCGCCGACGGGTCCGCGAAGCCGTCGCCGTCCACCAGTGCCTCCTCCTCGAAGAAGGCGAAGCCGGAGGAAAAGGGGTCGGCGACCGCCCCCGGGGCGGCGGACGCGGAAGACGGCAAGGACGGCAAGGACGGCGAGGGCGACGACGGTCGGGACACGGGTGCCGGAGCAGGCCCGGGCGCCGTCGACTCGGACGGCGGCAGCGGCAGCGGCAGCGGGGGTGGTGGCGGTGGCGACTCCTCCTCCGGCACGGGAACCGGGACCAAGGCCCCCTCGTCGGGCGGCTTCACCCTGCTCAACGCGTCGAGCGACCAGTGCCTCGTCGCCTCCGCCGGCTCTTCCTACGGCACGGTCTCCGGCGGTGGCTGCGGTGCCGCGACGGCCCGCTGGAGCCTGCGGGGCGTCTCGTCCGGCACGTACCGGATCGTCCACCAGGCGTCCGGCACCTGCCTGTCCGGCTACGGCTCGATGCACAGCGCGGCCTGCGGCGCGGACGATGCCCAGGAGTGGCGTCTCGGTTCGGGCGGCACCGTGGTCCTCACGAGCCACGACCTGTGTCTGGAGCACGCCTCCCCGAGCGGCATGATCATGCGGCGGGCGTGCTCCGGCTCGGCGGCCCAGAGCTGGACCAGGTCCTAGCCCTAGTCCTAGCCCTAGTCCTTGTCCCCGTCCTTGTCCCTCTCGTCGTCCTTCTCCAGGGACTTCAGGAACTCGGGGTTGTCGTCCGGCGCCACCCACTGCCGCCGCCCGCCGCCGCCCTGCCGGGGCGAGGAGCCGGCGGGCTGCCGCTTCTTCCCGGCGATGATCCAGGAGATCGAGCCGACCAGCGGGAAGAGGAGCACGAGGATCGCCCACAGCGGCTTGGGCATGTGGCGGATGTCCGCGTCCTTCGTGCTGATGCAGTCGATGAACGCATAGACGCTCAGGGCCAGTGGAACGAGGAACATCAGCACCCGGAGCATGGGCTTCTCCAGCTCAAGCGAGGGGGTGGGGACGCGTCACGGCCCCCAGGTACAGGGCCAGGGTAGCCGCTCGGGGATACTGGACGGCATGGCTTACGACGATCTTCGCTCCCTGCTCAGGACGCTGGAGCGCGAGGGCGACCTCAAGCGCATCAAGGCCGAGGTGGATCCGTACCTGGAGGTCGGGGAGATCGTCGACCGGGTGAACAAGGCGGGCGGCCCGGCATTGCTCTTCGAGAACGTGAAGGGCTCCGACATGCCGCTGGCGATGAACGTCTTCGGCACCGACCGCCGCCTGCTCAAGGCCCTCGGCCTCAAGTCGTACTCCGACATCTCGGACAAGATCGGCGGGCTGCTCCGGCCCGAGCTGCCCCAGGGCTTCGTCGGCGTGCGCGAGGCCTTCGGGAAGCTCGGCACGATGACGCACGTACCGCCGAAGAAGGTGAAGCCGGGCAGCGCGCCCGTCCAGGACGTCGTCCTCACCGGCGACGACGTGGACCTGGAGCGCCTCCCGGCCCTCTTCACCTGGCCGGACGACGGCGGCTCCTTCTTCAACCTGGGCCTGACCCACACCAAGGACCCGGAGACGGGCATCCGGAACCTGGGCCTGTACCGGCTCCAGCGCCACGACAGGCGCACCATCGGCATGCACTGGCAGATCCACAAGGACAGCCGCAACCACTACCGGGTCGCCGCCCGCCGCGGTGAGCGGCTGCCGGTCGCCATCGCCTTCGGCTGCCCGCCCGCCGTCACGTACGCCTCCACCGCCCCGCTCCCCGGCGACATCGACGAGTACCTCTTCGCCGGGTTCGTGCAGGGCAAGCGGATCGAGATGGTCGACTGCAAGACGGTCCCGCTCCAGGTCCCCGCGCAGGCGGAGGTGGTCCTGGAGGGCTGGCTGGAGCCCGGCGAGATGCTCCCCGAGGGCCCCTTCGGCGACCACACCGGCTTCTACACCCCGCAGGAACCCTTCCCCGCCCTGAAGATCGACTGCGTGACGATGCGGAAACGCCCGCTGCTCCAGTCGATCGTGGTCGGCCGCCCCCCGACGGAGGACGGCCCCCTCGGCCGGGCCACGGAACGCTTCTTCCTGCCCCTTCTCAAGATCATCGTCCCGGACATCGTGGACTACCACCTCCCCGAGGCCGGCGGCTTCCACAACTGCGCGATCGTCTCGATCGACAAGAAGTACCCCAAGCATGCCCAGAAGGTGATGCACGCCATCTGGGGCGCCCACATGATGTCCCTGACCAAGCTGATCGTCGTCGTCGACTCCGACTGCGACGTCCACGACCTGCACGAGGTCGCCTGGCGGGCGCTCGGCAACACCGACTACGGCCGCGACCTCACCGTCGTCGAAGGCCCGGTCGACCACCTCGACCACGCCTCCTACCAGCAGTTCTGGGGCGGCAAGGCGGGCATCGACGCGACGAAGAAGCTGCCCGAGGAGGGGTACACCCGCGACGGGGGCTGGCCGGACATGGTGCTGTCCGACCCGGAGACGGCGGCGAAGGTCGACCGCCGCTGGAAGGAGTACGGACTGTGACGTCGGCTTCCGCCGCCCTGCCGCAGCAGCCGGGGCGCACCAAGGCATTTCTCCGCCTGGTGATGATCGAGCACTCGGTGTTCGCGCTGCCCTTCGCCTACATCGCCGCGCTGACCGCGATGTTCCTGTGGGACGAGAACATCCACTGGGGCCGGCTGCTCCTGGTCACCGTCGCCATGGTGGGCCTGCGCACCTTCGCGATGGCGGTCAACCGGATCATCGACCGCGAGATCGACGCCCGGAACCCGCGCACCGCCCACCGCGAACTGGTCACCGGCGCCATGTCGGTCAAGCACGCCTGGACCGGCGCGCTGATCGCCCTGGTCGTGTTCCTCGGCGCGGCGGCCCTGCTCAACCCGCTCTGCCTGGCCCTGGCCCCCGTCGCGGTGATCCCGATGGTGGTCTACCCGTACGGCAAGCGGTTCACGAACTTCCCGCAGGCCATCCTCGGCCTCGCCCAGGCCATGGGCCCGATCGGCGGCTGGCTGGCGATCACCGGCGAGTGGTCCTGGGAGGCGGTGATCCTCGGCCTCGCGGTCGGCATCTGGATCGGCGGCTTCGACCTGATCTACGCCTGCCAGGACGTCGCGACCGACCGGCAGGTCGGCGTGAAGTCCGTCCCGGCCCGCTTCGGCGTCCCCGCCGCGATCTGGGGCGCCCGCGCCTGCCACACGGTCACCACGGCCCTGTTCGCCTGGTACGCCGTCGCCACCGACGCGGGTGCCTTCTTCTGGCTCGGCCTGCTGATCGTCGCGGGCGCCTTCCTCTACGAGCACACCATCGTCCGCCCCACCGACCTGACCCGCCTCAACAGGGCCTTCTTCAGCGTCAACGGCTTCATCGGCATCGCCCTTTTCGTGTGCGCGCTGCTGGATCTGCTCGTAAGGGGCCTCACGGTCTGAAAAGCATGAGCCTGCGACTAGGCTCGGCATCATGAAGCCAGGACAGACGCAGCGCGTGCCTTGGATCGTGGGGGTGTCCGGGGCCTCCGGCACCCCGTACGCCGCCGCCGTGCTGCGTGCGCTGCTCGCCGCCGGCGAGAGCGTCGACCTGGTGGTCAGCCGGGCCTCGCGGCTCACCCTGCTCGACGAGACCGGCATCCCCTTCCGCGACGCCCACTGGCAGCAGGACCTGCGCGAGTGGCTGGCCCGCGGAGCCGACGGAAAGCCGGGCACCTTCGACCCGGACGTCTCCGGCGTACGGCACTGGAGCGCGGGCGACCTCGCGGCCGGGCCGTCCTCGGGGTCGTACCCGACGAAGGGCATGCTGATCGTGCCCGCGTCCACGGCCTGCGTGGCCGGTGTCGCGCTCGGGCTGTCCAAGGACCTGCTCCAGCGCACCGCGAGCGTGACCCTCAAGGAGCGCCGCAGGCTCGTCGTCGCCGTACGGGAGACCCCCCTGGACGGCCGGACCCTGCGGCACCTGGTGACCCTGGACGACGCCGGCGCGAGCGTGGTGCCCGCCTCGCCGGCCTTCTACGCGGGGGCGACGCACATCCAGGACCTGGTGGACTTCGTCGCCGGACGCGTCCTCGACGCCGCGGGCGTCGGACACGACCTCTACCGCCGCTGGCGCGGCGGCCTCGGCGGGGCCCGCCCCACCGGCTGAGCACCAACTCCCCCCACACGTTTGTTACCCACATCTTCAGAATTCTTCAGTGGAAGGCTTCGATCGCATGGACGCGGTGGACAGGCAGCTCATCCAGGCCCTGAGGGAGAACGGCCGGGCCTCCTACGCGGAGCTGGGGCGCCTGGTCGGACTCTCCGGACCCAGCGTCACCGACCGCATCAACCGGCTGGAGGCGGCCGGAGTCATCACCGGCTACCGGGCCACCGTCGACGCCGCCTCGCTCGGCCTCGGCGTCACCGCCCTGATCGGCGTCTCGCTCTCCGACGCCGCCGACCACGAGGACGTGGCGCAGCGCCTCAAGGAGCTGCGGGAGATCGAGGACTGCTGGTTCATCGCCGGTGACGACTCCTACATGCTCAAGGTGCGCGCGGCCGACGTGGACGGCCTGGAGAGCATCATCCGGCGGCTGTCGGGCACCAAGGGCGTGTCCCGGACCCGTACCACCATCGTGCTCTCCACCAAGTGGGAGAACCGGGTGGGCGAGCTGCCCGAAGAGGTCTAGTCACCGGGCCCCGGTGGCCGGGGCGTACGGTTTACCCGTCTGTCTCAGAAAGAGGTATCGCATGGACGCCGGGCTCAAGCGCGAGCTGGAGCAGAAGGTCCGCTCCGGTGAGCGGCTGACCCGCGAGGACGGCATCGCGCTGTACGAGTCGGACGATCTCGCCTGGCTCGGCGGCCTCGCGCACGAGGTACGGACGCGGAAGAACGGCGACGTCGTCCACTTCAACGTCAACCGCCACCTCAACATGACCAACGTGTGCACCGCCTCCTGCGCGTACTGCTCCTTCCAGCGCAAGCCGGGGGAGAAGGACGCGTACACGATGCGCATCGAGGAGGCGGTGAAGCTCGCCAAGGCGATGGAGGGCGAGAACCTCACCGAGCTGCACATCGTCAACGGCCTGCACCCCAACCTCCCGTGGCGCTACTACCCGCGGTCGCTGCGGGAGCTGAAGGCCGCGCTGCCCGACGTCTCGCTGAAGGCGTTCACGGCGACCGAGATCCACCACTTCGAGACCATCTCCGGGATGTCCGCCTCCGACATCCTGGACGAGCTGATCGACGCCGGTCTGGAGTCCCTCACCGGCGGCGGCGCGGAGATCTTCGACTGGGAGGTGCGGCAGCACATCGTCGACCACCGCACCCACTGGGAGGACTGGTCCCGCATCCACCGCCTGGCCCACGAGAAGGGCCTGAAGACCCCGTGCACCATGCTCTACGGCCACATCGAGGAGCCCCGCCACCGGGTGGACCACGTGCTGCGCCTGCGTGAGCTGCAGGACGAGACGGGCG from Streptomyces sp. CB09001 includes the following:
- a CDS encoding serine/threonine protein kinase; the encoded protein is MSGEAGSGLTGSGAEPLEDEDPRRIGPIPLLGRLGTGGMGRVYLGVHEGRYAAVKQVLPSVAGEDEDFLRRFGHELDNLARLPEEATAPLLAGDREARPPWFATAYVPGLTLREAVDLHGPLPAEALWLALREAATGLAAVHAMDMVHRDLKPSNVMLTLDGLTLIDFGVARAADQSQLTRTGMVVGTPAYMSPEQASGKRASSGVVDVFALGSVIAYAASGRPPFGDESGHAVLYRIVHEEPDLQPLRDLDPELADVVASCLDKDHEGRPTAAELVERAERHGPYEPPLWPEAVTERLTERAAFAARTPEPGDLPPPAPATAPDPKPEQAPEPVVGHKPEKSRTERRRNRIVPVFVPVVAVVAGGTLAFQLLPHVTDSGDAAEAGPSASVTVSATTTPSGTADGSAKPSPSTSASSSKKAKPEEKGSATAPGAADAEDGKDGKDGEGDDGRDTGAGAGPGAVDSDGGSGSGSGGGGGGDSSSGTGTGTKAPSSGGFTLLNASSDQCLVASAGSSYGTVSGGGCGAATARWSLRGVSSGTYRIVHQASGTCLSGYGSMHSAACGADDAQEWRLGSGGTVVLTSHDLCLEHASPSGMIMRRACSGSAAQSWTRS
- a CDS encoding menaquinone biosynthesis decarboxylase; protein product: MAYDDLRSLLRTLEREGDLKRIKAEVDPYLEVGEIVDRVNKAGGPALLFENVKGSDMPLAMNVFGTDRRLLKALGLKSYSDISDKIGGLLRPELPQGFVGVREAFGKLGTMTHVPPKKVKPGSAPVQDVVLTGDDVDLERLPALFTWPDDGGSFFNLGLTHTKDPETGIRNLGLYRLQRHDRRTIGMHWQIHKDSRNHYRVAARRGERLPVAIAFGCPPAVTYASTAPLPGDIDEYLFAGFVQGKRIEMVDCKTVPLQVPAQAEVVLEGWLEPGEMLPEGPFGDHTGFYTPQEPFPALKIDCVTMRKRPLLQSIVVGRPPTEDGPLGRATERFFLPLLKIIVPDIVDYHLPEAGGFHNCAIVSIDKKYPKHAQKVMHAIWGAHMMSLTKLIVVVDSDCDVHDLHEVAWRALGNTDYGRDLTVVEGPVDHLDHASYQQFWGGKAGIDATKKLPEEGYTRDGGWPDMVLSDPETAAKVDRRWKEYGL
- a CDS encoding LamG-like jellyroll fold domain-containing protein, with the translated sequence MSALEPDDPRSVGEYRLLSRLGAGGMGRVFLGRSPGGRLVAVKVVHAELLRRPEFRDRFRREVQAARMVSGAFTAPVVDADPDAPLPWLVTSYIAGPSLEQAVAERGPFDPQAVLTLAAGLAEALVSIHAAHLVHRDLKPSNVLLAEDGPRVIDFGIVRSVDADSLTGSGHMAGSPGFMSPEQVNGDEVTWASDVFCLGAVLAFAATGAGPFGAGPTPALLYRVVHNAPDVAAVADPALRSLIADCLAKDPAHRPAPREILARIGPLGGESATALPHAQQWTPAVRPTHADAAPTQIVPPAAAPPAHPHTRVDTARPQAYPPAPAPADVRPTATGDGGRRSRRAFLLSGAGALAALGVGTGFWLNRPADPGPADGSAPSPSPSSAPSPPPGLVGLWPLDEASGKVARDTAGGHDGIVTGVAWQGAGAGAAFDGTGSQIVTAGPVLKTGAGASFTVAAWVRLSVLPGVFATAVSQDSADASGFYLQYSSEDQGWAFARPGLRAVGRTAPAAHVWTHLTGVCDGPARKLHLYVNGAQEAVVEDTGPAPATGAFMIGRASFDGQARDFFPGVIRDVRAFDRALAPARIAKLA
- a CDS encoding PLD nuclease N-terminal domain-containing protein, whose translation is MLRVLMFLVPLALSVYAFIDCISTKDADIRHMPKPLWAILVLLFPLVGSISWIIAGKKRQPAGSSPRQGGGGRRQWVAPDDNPEFLKSLEKDDERDKDGDKD